The following coding sequences are from one Formosa haliotis window:
- a CDS encoding SusC/RagA family TonB-linked outer membrane protein, translated as MKLRLRQLVVLGILSLLYSNTLWAQALHVTGEVYDESGLPVTGATILEKGTSNGTIADFDGQFEIDAPSNAVLVVSSLGYLTQEIPVSGQSKLKITLVTDIQNLDEVVVVGYGVQKKSVVTGAISGVKESDLESLPITRVEQALQGRASGLTIAANSGQPGSSSTIRVRGITTFGNNEPLWVVDGVVVDAGGIGYLNQSDIESIEVLKDAASQAIYGARAAAGVILVTTKKGSKGRLSVNYNGFTGVSAPARKLDLLNGTQYATLMNEKYANGYNQAIHGDFVLPFPNPEAYGEGTDWQDAIFNKSARRQNHEVSVSGGNETSSFYASFGLLEQEGIVSSDISNYNRKSIRLNSTHKITDKITFGQTLGFSREKNVGLGNTNSEFGGPLSSAINLDPLTPLVETNPALANAAPYNRAEGGIFRDANGNPYGISSLVTQEMSNPLAYAQTRLGNYGWADNFVGNAYVQLELIEGLKLKSTLGGKLAYWGEENFTPVAYLNSTYIVPVNSLYRSSNKGFGWNIENTLSYTKSIKKHNFSVLLGQGTYVDNITDGQGVTYNGLPVDDYRDASFNYDIPEDQITAYGYTSAEHVVTSLFSRLTYDYDEKYLFTGIIRRDGSSRFGSNNRYGVFPSFSLGWVPSKEAFWPENNVVNTLKFRGGYGVTGSDAIGDFRYLATIGDGRNYTIGNGHEGSVTIGNSPNAPSNPDLKWEETSQTNIGLDARFFNTLSFSFDWYIKETVGILQDITLPGYVGSGNPAGNVADMENRGIDMELGYDKVIGDFSISFKSNLSLLENEVTYLGRDVAYLTDGDQTIQSSSYPITRTQVGQPFNSFFGFRTDGIFQNQAEIDAYVGENGSRIQPDAVPGDFRWQDIDGDGTITADDRDFLGSSIPKFTYGMTLNLAYKNFDLLIFGQGAGGNKIFQGLRRLDIGNANYQTAALGRWTGEGTSNTYPRLTTNDTNKNFNNPSDFYLEDGDYFRIKTVQVGFSIPENTIKKIGMQQLRFYITGENLFTFTKYTGYDPEIGGGVMGIDRGFYPQAISGLLGINAQF; from the coding sequence ATGAAATTAAGATTACGACAATTAGTGGTACTTGGCATTTTGAGTTTACTTTATTCTAATACATTATGGGCGCAAGCGCTGCATGTAACAGGAGAGGTTTACGACGAAAGCGGTTTGCCCGTAACCGGGGCAACAATCTTAGAAAAAGGAACGTCTAATGGAACGATTGCCGACTTTGATGGGCAATTCGAAATTGATGCTCCCTCTAATGCAGTATTAGTGGTAAGTTCTTTAGGGTACTTAACACAAGAAATTCCTGTTTCAGGACAAAGTAAATTGAAAATTACATTAGTAACAGACATTCAAAACCTAGATGAGGTTGTTGTTGTAGGTTATGGTGTACAGAAGAAAAGTGTGGTTACTGGAGCAATTTCAGGAGTCAAAGAATCCGATCTTGAAAGTTTACCTATTACTAGAGTAGAACAAGCTTTACAAGGTAGGGCATCTGGACTTACTATAGCTGCGAATTCTGGGCAACCTGGTTCGTCTTCTACTATTCGTGTACGTGGTATTACAACTTTCGGTAATAACGAACCGCTTTGGGTTGTAGACGGTGTTGTGGTAGATGCTGGAGGTATTGGATATTTAAACCAGTCCGATATCGAATCTATAGAAGTGCTTAAAGATGCTGCTTCTCAAGCTATTTATGGAGCAAGAGCAGCGGCAGGAGTTATTCTTGTTACAACTAAAAAAGGTAGTAAAGGAAGGTTATCTGTAAATTATAACGGATTTACAGGTGTTTCTGCTCCGGCAAGAAAATTAGATTTATTAAATGGAACACAATATGCCACTTTAATGAACGAGAAATACGCTAATGGCTATAACCAAGCAATACATGGCGATTTCGTTTTACCTTTTCCTAACCCAGAGGCTTATGGTGAAGGTACAGATTGGCAAGATGCCATTTTTAATAAAAGTGCTAGAAGACAAAATCATGAAGTAAGTGTTAGTGGTGGTAATGAAACGTCTTCCTTCTATGCCTCTTTTGGTCTTTTAGAACAAGAAGGTATTGTGTCTTCAGATATTTCAAACTACAACAGAAAAAGTATTCGTCTTAATTCAACTCACAAAATCACCGATAAAATTACTTTCGGGCAAACCTTAGGTTTTTCAAGAGAAAAAAATGTTGGATTAGGAAATACAAACAGTGAATTTGGAGGGCCTTTAAGCTCTGCGATCAACCTAGATCCTTTAACGCCTTTAGTAGAAACAAATCCGGCTTTAGCTAATGCGGCACCTTATAATAGAGCAGAAGGAGGGATTTTTAGAGATGCTAACGGTAACCCTTATGGAATTTCCTCTTTAGTAACTCAAGAAATGTCGAATCCTTTGGCCTATGCACAAACGCGATTAGGAAATTATGGATGGGCAGACAATTTTGTTGGTAATGCTTATGTGCAATTAGAACTTATAGAGGGTTTAAAATTAAAAAGTACTCTTGGTGGTAAACTAGCCTATTGGGGAGAAGAAAATTTTACGCCAGTAGCATATTTAAATTCAACATATATTGTTCCAGTTAATAGCTTGTATAGAAGTTCTAATAAAGGTTTTGGTTGGAATATAGAGAATACCTTGTCTTATACTAAAAGCATAAAGAAACATAATTTTAGTGTTTTATTAGGTCAAGGAACTTATGTAGACAATATTACAGACGGACAAGGTGTAACTTATAATGGCTTACCCGTAGATGATTATCGAGATGCGTCTTTTAATTATGATATTCCTGAAGATCAAATTACTGCCTACGGTTACACAAGTGCAGAACATGTTGTAACCTCTTTATTTTCGAGGTTAACTTACGATTACGATGAGAAATACCTATTTACTGGAATTATTCGTCGCGATGGTTCATCACGATTCGGGTCTAATAATCGTTACGGCGTATTTCCATCGTTCTCATTAGGATGGGTGCCTTCTAAAGAAGCGTTTTGGCCAGAAAATAATGTTGTAAACACCTTGAAGTTTAGAGGAGGTTATGGAGTTACAGGTAGCGATGCTATTGGCGATTTTAGGTATTTAGCAACTATTGGCGATGGTAGAAATTATACCATTGGTAACGGTCATGAAGGTTCTGTAACCATCGGGAATAGTCCAAATGCACCGTCTAATCCAGATTTAAAATGGGAAGAAACCTCGCAAACCAACATTGGTTTGGATGCGCGATTTTTTAATACGCTAAGTTTTAGTTTCGACTGGTATATCAAAGAAACTGTAGGTATTTTACAAGATATCACTTTACCGGGATATGTAGGGTCTGGAAATCCAGCAGGAAATGTGGCCGATATGGAAAACCGTGGTATAGATATGGAGTTGGGTTACGATAAAGTTATTGGTGACTTTAGTATATCATTTAAATCGAATCTTTCTCTTTTAGAAAATGAGGTTACGTATTTAGGTAGAGATGTCGCGTACTTAACCGATGGCGATCAAACCATTCAGTCTAGTAGTTATCCTATTACAAGAACCCAAGTTGGGCAACCATTTAATTCGTTCTTCGGATTTAGAACAGATGGTATTTTTCAAAATCAAGCAGAGATTGATGCCTATGTAGGTGAAAATGGATCACGAATTCAACCAGATGCTGTTCCGGGTGATTTTCGCTGGCAAGATATTGATGGTGATGGAACCATTACTGCCGACGATCGTGATTTTCTGGGAAGTTCTATACCAAAATTCACTTACGGTATGACCTTAAATTTAGCCTATAAAAATTTCGATTTGTTAATCTTTGGTCAAGGTGCTGGCGGCAATAAGATTTTTCAAGGTCTTAGACGTTTAGATATTGGTAATGCCAACTATCAAACAGCTGCCTTAGGACGTTGGACCGGAGAGGGGACTTCTAATACATACCCAAGGTTAACCACTAACGATACCAATAAGAACTTTAATAATCCATCTGATTTCTATTTAGAAGATGGCGATTATTTTAGAATAAAAACGGTTCAAGTAGGTTTTTCAATACCTGAAAATACCATTAAGAAAATCGGGATGCAGCAATTAAGATTTTATATAACCGGAGAAAATCTATTCACATTTACCAAATACACAGGTTACGATCCAGAAATTGGAGGTGGCGTAATGGGAATAGATAGAGGATTTTATCCACAAGCAATTTCAGGATTATTAGGTATAAATGCACAATTTTAA